In Ipomoea triloba cultivar NCNSP0323 chromosome 15, ASM357664v1, one genomic interval encodes:
- the LOC116005635 gene encoding uncharacterized protein K02A2.6-like, whose amino-acid sequence MDYVSKWVEAEALQNNDARSVTRFLKKLFTRFGVPRIVISDRGTHFRNVPMWRLLQKQGIQHRGGIPYHPQTTGKLRMQIEISRPYWKRQWRGIGGIVLTSLTMHCGPFGLLIRHR is encoded by the coding sequence ATGGATTAtgtctccaaatgggttgaagcagaagcacttCAGAACAATGATGCAAGAAGTGTGACAAGATTTCTAAAGAAATTgttcacaagatttggagtaccACGGATTGTAATTAGCGATAGGGGGACACACTTCCGGAATGTACCCATGTGGAGATTACTTCAAAAGCAAGGCATACAACATCGGGGAGGAATCCCGTATCATCCTCAGACCACCGGGAAGTTGAGAATGCAAATAGAGATATCAAggccatattggaaaagacagtgGCGCGGCATAGGAGGGATTGTGCTGACAAGCTTAACGATGCATTGTGGGCCTTTCGGACTGCTTATAAGACACCGATAG